DNA from Acidobacteriota bacterium:
GCATAGGCCTGGGCCGAGTAGTCGGCCAAAGCCGGGTCCTCGATCGCGTAGACCTTGGCTGCGCCGGCCGCGAAGGCGGCCGCTGCCAGGCCGGCCACGGACGCCCCTGCCATGACGGCGGCTGTCCCGACGCCCAGCTCGGCGGCCCGCCGGCGCGCCTCGGCCAAGGTCTCGAGCGAGCTCTTCTTGATCTTCCCGTCGCGGATCTCGAGATATGCGGCGATCATGCGTTTTCTCCTCTAGATGACCTTGGCCTCGTCCCGAAGGAGGCGGGCCAGCTCCCGGGCCGTCTCGGCCGGGTCGCCCTGGAGGACCTTGCCCGCCTGCCGGGCGGCCGGCGCGTCGAGCCCGGTCACCTCGAGCCCCGGGGAGGGCTCCCCGGGCCCGAAGCCCAGCTCCTCGAGCGTGATGACGGGGACCGGCTTCTTCTTGGCGGCCATGATGCCCCTGAGCGTCTCGTAGCGGGGCTCGTTCAGCCCTTTCTGGGCGCTGACGACCGCCGGGAGGGAGAGGGAGACCTTTTCCGTGCCGCCCTCGATCTCCCGAAGGGCGGTGGCCGCGCCGCCTTCGACCGTGAGCTTGGTCACGACGGTCGCCTGGGGCAGGCCGAGAAGCTCGGCCGCCATGGCCGGCACCTGGCTGTTGTCGGCGCCGACCGATTGCTTGCCGAAGAGCAGGAGGTCCGCGCCGGCGAACTTGCGCTCGACGGCCCGGGCGATGATCCGGGCCGTGCGAAGGCCGTCGTAGGCCTCCGGCGCGTCGTCCTTGACCAGGAAGGCCTCGTCGGCGCCCATGGCCAGAGTCTTGCGCAGGACCGCGGCCGCCTCGTCGCGGCCAACGGAGACGACGCGCACCGCGCCGCCCTGGGCTTCCTTGAGGCGGAGCGCTTCTTCGACCGCGTACTCGTCGTAGGGGCTGATGACGAAGTTCAGGCCCTCCTCGACGATGCCGCGCGCCTCGCGCTGGATGCGGATGCGCGATTCCGTGTCGGGCACCCGCTTGACGAATACGAGAATGTTCATCGGTCTCTCCTCAATGAGGCGATCGCGTCCGGGCCCGGCCGCCGGGCCGGCGGGGACGCGTCACGGCCGGTCGAACGCCTTCAGGACGAGCGAGGCGTTGGTCCCGCCGAAGCCGAACGAATTGCTGACGGCGTGGACGATCGCGGCCTTCCGGGCCGCGTTGGGGACGTAGTCCAGGTCGCAGTCGGGGTCGGGGAACTCGTAGTTGATGGTCGGCGGCATGACCTGGTGGAACAGGGCCAGGGCGGAGATGCCGGCCTCCAGGCCGCCGGCCGCGCCCAGCAGATGGCCGGTCATGGACTTGGTCGAGTTGACGGCCAGCCGGCGGGCGGCCTCCCCGAAGACGGTCTTGATGGCCAGCGTCTCGGTCTTGTCGTTGAGCTGGGTCGAGGTGCCGTGGGCGTTGATGTACTGGACGTCCCCCGGGGCGATGCCGGCGTCCTCGAGGGCCCTCTTCATGACCCGGGCCGCCCCGTCGCCGGTCGGGTCGGGCGCGGCGACGTGGTAGGCGTCGCTGGTCATGCCGTAGCCGACGACCTCGGCGTAGATGCGGGCGTTCCGGCGCAGGGCCCGGCCCAATTCCTCGAGGACAACGACGCCGGCGCCCTCGCCCATGACGAAGCCGTCGCGCCTGGCGTCGAACGGTCGCGAGGCCTTGGCCGGCTCGTCGTTCCGCTCCGACAGGGCCTTGATCGCGGTGAACCCGGCCAGGCTGAGCGGGGTCAGCGGCGCCTCGGCGCCGCCGGCGATCATGATGTCGGCCTCGCCCCGGGCGATTATCCGGAACGAGTCGCCGATGGCATGGGAGCCCGTGCTGCAGGCCGTCGCGTTGGCGCAGTTCGGGCCTTTGGCCCCGAAGCGGATGGAGATCTGGCCCGAGGCCTCGTTGATGATGGTCTGGATAAGGAAGAAGGGCGAAACGCGGTCGGGGCCCCTCTCCCAGAGGACCTTGAGGTTCTCCTCGATCGAGCCCAGGCCGCCGATGCCCGAGCCGACGTAGGTGCCGGCCCGGTCGCTTCGCAGGTCGGCCGCGGGGATGCCCGAGTCGGCCACGGCCAGCTCGGCGGCCGCCAGGCCGAAGCGGATGAAGAGGTCCATCTTACGGGCCTCTTTGCGGTCGATGAAGGCCAGCGGGTCGAAGTCCTTGACCTCCCCGCCGAATCGCGTCGCGTAGCGCGAGACGTCGAAACGGGTCAGGGGGGCGATGCCGCTCTCGCCGCGGAGAAGGGCCTGCCAGGTCTTGTCGGTCCCCGTGCCCAGGGGCGACACGAGACCGATGCCGGTGACGACGACCCTCCGTCCGGGATGGTTCTCCCTGTTCATGGGTCGAACGGTCCTGGAGTGTGAAGAATGGTGTGGGACGCTACTTGGCGTGCCCCATGATATAGTCGATGGCCTTGCCGACCGTGGTCAGCTTTTCGGCCTGGTCATCGGGGATATCCAGCCCGAACTCGTCCTCCAGGGCCATGACCAGCTCGACGGTATCCAGGGAGTCGGCGCCGAGATCGTCGATGAAGGACGCGTCCTCCGTGACCTGCTCCTCGCTGATGCTCAGCTTGTCCGAAACGATCGCTCTGACCTTCTTGAGCAGCTCGTCTTTTTGCATCGTGTCCTCCTTCAAGAATTACGAAGATGACAGCCGGCCGTCCGTCTCACATATACATGCCGCCGTTCACACTGACCACCTGGCCGGTGATATAGGCCGCATCGTCGGAGAGAAGGAATTTTACCGCATTTGCCACGTCGATGGGAAGCCCGAATTTCTTCAGGGGGATGAGCTCGAGGTAGGCCTTGCGGACGTCCTCGGGCAGGGCGCCGGTCATGGCCGTGGCGATGAAGCCGGGCGCGACCGCGTTGACGGTGATGCCGCGGCTGCCGACCTCGCGGGCCAGGGACTTGGCGAAGGCGATGACCCCGGCCTTGGAGGCGGCGTAGTTGGCCTGGCCGGCGTTGCCCATCTGGCCCGCGACCGAGGCGATGTTGACGATCCGGCCGTAGCGCGCACCGATCATCGTCCGCAGGACGGCCCGGGAGAAATTGAACGTTCCCTTGAGGTTGACCCGCAGGACGGCGTCCCAATCCTCCTCCTTCATGCGCATGAGGAGGGTGTCGCGGGTTATGCCGGCGTTGTTGACCAGGTGGTCGATCCGGCCGTGGGCCGCGGCCACGGCGGCCACGGTCCGGTCCGCGGCGGCCGTGTCGCCGACGTCGGCGTCGCGGGCCTCGGCCCGCCCGCCGGCCTCGGCGATCGACCGGGCCACGGCCTCGAGCTTGTCCTTCTGGATGTCGACGAGGACGACCGTCGCCCCCTCGGCGGCCAGCTCGCGGGCGATCGTCTCGCCGATCCCCTGGGAGGCGCCGGTGATGATGGCCACCCTGCCTTCGAAGCGCTTCATGCGGCGTCTCCTCTCAAGGCGTGCTCGTAGCGGAGGATCTCGGCCTGGATCTTCCCCTGGACCCTGTTGGCGACGAACTCCCGGGCCCGGGCGATGGCGTTGCGGACCGCGGCCGGGTTCGACCGGCCATGGCCGATGATGCAGACGCCGTCGAGGCCGAGGAGCTGGGCCCCGCCGTATTCCGTGTAGTCGATCTTCTTGTAGAGCCGCTTGAGATGCCGCTTCATCAGGAGAAAGCCGAGCATGGCGAAGATGTTCTTGGTGATCTCGTGGCGGGCCATCGACACGACGCTCTGGACGACCCCCTCGGAGGTCTTCAGGGCGACGTTCCCGGTGAAGCCGTCGCTGACGACGACGTCCACGGCCCCGGAGAACAGGTCCTTGCCCTCGACGTTGCCGACGAAGCTCAGGGGCGCGACCTGGAGCCGGTCAAAGGCCTCCTTGACCAGGTCGTTGCCCTTGCCCTTCTCCTCGCCGATGCTCATCAGGCCGATGCGCGGGTCGCGCACGCCGGCCACCGCCTCCATGAAGATCTTGCCCATGAGCGCGAACTGGACCAGGTTGTGGGGCTGGCAGTTGGCGTTGGCCCCGACGTCGAGGAGCAGGGTCTGCCTCTCGACCGTGGGCACGAGGAGGGCCAGGGCGGGCCGGTCGACGCCCTTGAGGGCGCCGAGGACATCGCGCGAGATATAGACGACCGCGCCGGTGTTGCCCATGCTGACGAGGGCATCGGCCCGGCCGTCCTTGACGAGCTGGGCCGCGACGCGGATCGAGGAGGCCTTCTTATTGCGGAAGGACAGGAGCCCCTCGCCCATGCCGATGGCCTCGGGGGCGTTGATGACGGTGACGCGGGCCGGCGCCGGCTTGTGCCGGTCCAGCTCGCGGCGGACGGAGCTTTCGAGGCCGACGAGGAGGACCTCGATATCGAGGTCCTGGGCGGCGTCCAGAGCTCCCGGCACGGTCGCTTTCGGTCCGAAATCCCCCCCCATCGCGTCGACGGCGATTCTCATGGGCGCCGTCCGGGTCAGTCTTTCGTCCCTTCCGTCACCTGCCGTCCCTTGTAGTAGCCGCACTCGGGGCAGGCCCGGTGGGGCAGCTTGGGGTTGCCGCACTTGGGGCAGACGGAGAAGGTGGGCGTGGTCAGCCCGTCATGGGAGCGGCGTTTCCCTTTTCTCGTGGGCGAATGGCGTCTCTTTGGATTAGGCATTTAACTCTTGTCTCTCACGGGAAATTTAAGCTTATTCCAGCGGGGATCTGGTTCTTTCACCATGCAGGAGCACCTGGCGTCGCGGATGATCTCGCCGCAGACGGCGCAGATGCCCTCGCAGTCGGGCGCGCACAGCGGCTTGGCCGGGAAGGTCAGGTTGAGCTGCTCGAGAACGACGGCCCGCAGGTCGAGCTGGCGGCCGCTGTAGAACATCTGGTCGATCTTCTCGTCGGACAGCTCCTCGGACAGGGCGTCCAGGTCCTCGGGCAGGTAAACGAGATCGAACCGGCTGGCCACAGGGAACTCGAACGGCATCAGGCAGCGCGAGCAGACGAAGCTGAGCCGGGCCGTGACCTCGCCCTGGATATAGACCTCGTCACCGACCAGGCGGATGGCGACGTCGGCGTGGGCCGGCTCCAGGAAGACCGCGTTCTCCTCGATCAGGTCCAGGCTCAGGAATTCGAAGTCTCCTGAAACCCTCAGGCCCTCCTTGGGGACGCGGTCGAGATCGATGAGCATGGTATTATCCAATTATTAACCTCGCAAAATTATCAACTCATTATATCAGCCCCTCGGGGGATGTCAACCCGGTCCGGGGCCCCGCCGGGCTTGAATCCGGGGCCCCGCCCCGTATAGAATGAGGGCATGGCCGGCTATGACACCCGGGTCGATTACAGGGGACAGGCCTATATCGTCCAGACCCAGGACAAGGGCCCCGGCGCCCAGTACATCGAATCGCTCATCTACCGGTCCGGCCGGCTACTGGCCTCCAAGCGGGCCTTCTACACGGCCTTCCTCGGGCGACCCGACGCCGCGGACCGGATCGCCCGGCTGATGGAGGAGCAGCACAAGACCATCCTGGGGCAGATCGTCGAAGGCAGGTACGACTGACGCCCCCCCGGCTCTTCCTCATCGACGGGAACTCCCTCCTCTACCGGTCCTACTACGCCATCCGCGGCCTCAGCAACTCGGCCGGCTTCCCGACCGGGGCCATCTACGGCTTCATCAACGCCATCCGCAAGCTCCTGGACGAGGAGAAGCCGGAGTACCTGGGCGTCGTCTTCGACGTCAAGGGCCCGACCTTCCGCCACGAGGAGTTCGAGGCCTACAAGGCCCACCGCAAGCCCATGCCGGAGGACCTGGCCGTCCAGGTGCCCAAGCTTAAGGAGCTGCTGGGAGCCCTCCGCGTCGCCACGGCCGAGTTCCCCGGGTACGAGGCCGACGACGCCATCGCCTCCCTGGCGGCCCGGGCCGAGGCCGGGGGACTGCGGACGGTGGTCGTCACCACCGACAAGGACCTCCTGCAGATCGTCGACGCGGCCACGTCGGTCTGGAACCCGTCCAAGGAGAAGATGATCGACGCGGCCGGGGTCAAGGACTTCTTCGGCGTCGGGGCCGGGGCGGTCGTCGACGTCCTGGCGCTCTGGGGCGATCCTACGGACAACATCCCCGGCGTCCCGGGCATCGGCGAGAAGACGGCCAAGTCGCTCATCGAACAATACGGCTCGCTCGACGGGCTGCTGGCCAGCCTCGACCAGGTCAAGAACCCCCGGGTC
Protein-coding regions in this window:
- a CDS encoding electron transfer flavoprotein subunit beta/FixA family protein; amino-acid sequence: MNILVFVKRVPDTESRIRIQREARGIVEEGLNFVISPYDEYAVEEALRLKEAQGGAVRVVSVGRDEAAAVLRKTLAMGADEAFLVKDDAPEAYDGLRTARIIARAVERKFAGADLLLFGKQSVGADNSQVPAMAAELLGLPQATVVTKLTVEGGAATALREIEGGTEKVSLSLPAVVSAQKGLNEPRYETLRGIMAAKKKPVPVITLEELGFGPGEPSPGLEVTGLDAPAARQAGKVLQGDPAETARELARLLRDEAKVI
- the fabF gene encoding beta-ketoacyl-ACP synthase II, with the protein product MNRENHPGRRVVVTGIGLVSPLGTGTDKTWQALLRGESGIAPLTRFDVSRYATRFGGEVKDFDPLAFIDRKEARKMDLFIRFGLAAAELAVADSGIPAADLRSDRAGTYVGSGIGGLGSIEENLKVLWERGPDRVSPFFLIQTIINEASGQISIRFGAKGPNCANATACSTGSHAIGDSFRIIARGEADIMIAGGAEAPLTPLSLAGFTAIKALSERNDEPAKASRPFDARRDGFVMGEGAGVVVLEELGRALRRNARIYAEVVGYGMTSDAYHVAAPDPTGDGAARVMKRALEDAGIAPGDVQYINAHGTSTQLNDKTETLAIKTVFGEAARRLAVNSTKSMTGHLLGAAGGLEAGISALALFHQVMPPTINYEFPDPDCDLDYVPNAARKAAIVHAVSNSFGFGGTNASLVLKAFDRP
- the acpP gene encoding acyl carrier protein, which codes for MQKDELLKKVRAIVSDKLSISEEQVTEDASFIDDLGADSLDTVELVMALEDEFGLDIPDDQAEKLTTVGKAIDYIMGHAK
- the fabG gene encoding 3-oxoacyl-[acyl-carrier-protein] reductase, coding for MKRFEGRVAIITGASQGIGETIARELAAEGATVVLVDIQKDKLEAVARSIAEAGGRAEARDADVGDTAAADRTVAAVAAAHGRIDHLVNNAGITRDTLLMRMKEEDWDAVLRVNLKGTFNFSRAVLRTMIGARYGRIVNIASVAGQMGNAGQANYAASKAGVIAFAKSLAREVGSRGITVNAVAPGFIATAMTGALPEDVRKAYLELIPLKKFGLPIDVANAVKFLLSDDAAYITGQVVSVNGGMYM
- the plsX gene encoding phosphate acyltransferase PlsX, with protein sequence MRIAVDAMGGDFGPKATVPGALDAAQDLDIEVLLVGLESSVRRELDRHKPAPARVTVINAPEAIGMGEGLLSFRNKKASSIRVAAQLVKDGRADALVSMGNTGAVVYISRDVLGALKGVDRPALALLVPTVERQTLLLDVGANANCQPHNLVQFALMGKIFMEAVAGVRDPRIGLMSIGEEKGKGNDLVKEAFDRLQVAPLSFVGNVEGKDLFSGAVDVVVSDGFTGNVALKTSEGVVQSVVSMARHEITKNIFAMLGFLLMKRHLKRLYKKIDYTEYGGAQLLGLDGVCIIGHGRSNPAAVRNAIARAREFVANRVQGKIQAEILRYEHALRGDAA
- the rpmF gene encoding 50S ribosomal protein L32; amino-acid sequence: MPNPKRRHSPTRKGKRRSHDGLTTPTFSVCPKCGNPKLPHRACPECGYYKGRQVTEGTKD
- a CDS encoding DUF177 domain-containing protein; protein product: MLIDLDRVPKEGLRVSGDFEFLSLDLIEENAVFLEPAHADVAIRLVGDEVYIQGEVTARLSFVCSRCLMPFEFPVASRFDLVYLPEDLDALSEELSDEKIDQMFYSGRQLDLRAVVLEQLNLTFPAKPLCAPDCEGICAVCGEIIRDARCSCMVKEPDPRWNKLKFPVRDKS